The region tgtgggacacccgggtttgattcctgggttgggaagatcccctggagaaggaaatggcagtattcttgcctggaaaatcccatggacagaggagcctggcaggctatagtccatagggtcgcaagagtcggacacaacttagcgagtaAACCACCATTTACTGATGGAAAAAACTTGAAAAGTTTTCTGGGGAATTAGATTAGCAATGTTGGCGTGGGATAGATATAGTTAATGCTTTTGTTACAGAAGAATTTGAATGAGTGTGATTGCATGTATGTTTTTTTTACTTTAGGATCAACACACCCAAGAAACAAGGAGGACTGGGACCCATGAACATTCCTTTGATATCAGACCCCAAGCGCACCATTGCTCAGGACTATGGGGTCTTAAAGGCCGATGAAGGCATCTCATTCAGGTATATATGTACCAGGAAACTGGCTGATTGGCTGAAGATCTTTTATAAGTAGAGCTGTGATCTGTGGagacttttcttatttctttttttttttttttcctgttttgttgagaaataattgatataCATTACTGTGTAAGCTTAAGGTGTATGGCATAATGGTTTCATTCTTTATGCGGGACCTAAGGTTCGGAAGGCCAGTTTCTGTTGATTTACTCTTAACAGCAGTTTCTAAAACTGTACTGTCTCTCCCTCAGacctttaatattttcttccagggGCCTTTTTATTATTGATGATAAAGGTATCCTTCGACAGATCACCATAAATGACCTTCCTGTTGGCCGCTCTGTGGATGAGACACTGAGACTAGTTCAGGCCTTCCAGTTCACTGACAAACATGGGGAAGGTAAGCCAATTTGCCTGGTGACAGGACAGTGGAGTGATAGGTGGGAAAGATGGTGGGAACAAAGTCTACCAGAAAGGAAAAGGGTTATTATGTCTCTTTAAGAAATTGCAGTCTCAGGATTATAGTGGTTTGTGGGGGTGAGGTAATAGAACAGCTTGGGGAGGAGAATATAAAGGCTTTTTGTTCCAACTGCATATTCCCAGCTTCTACCCTTGCTCATTTAGAATTACTGCTGCAGATTCAACTTGTTAAAGTGTAGGAGGATCTCATAGGTGttaacatttttgtcttttaaaaattcattctgttATGCAGGGTGTTTTTTGTGTCtataagaattatatatataaaaaaagaattacagtCACCAAATACCAAATTATATAAATactctataaaaatttttttggagaaaaaaattttttttttttgaggaggggTTAGAGTAAGAGGGTTTGAGATGAAATCTCAAGGTCCTTAGAGAAGTTTCAGGATTAAAGATGATGTTTTTGTGAGTCTGTCCTTGTAAAATGTAAACATGACTGAGAAGATTGAATTTATGGTTTTTGTCTAGCATTCACTAGAGTGTAGGTCTTTCTTACTGCTCTGGTCATTCTCATCTGAAGTGTTGTGTTTTTGATAAAGTCCTGAACTGCTTGCTCCCAGCCTCTCAGTTTATAAGACTGTAGCTTCTGAAAACTCCCCACTTTCGCCCAGTGGAGTTGTTGCTTGTAATGAGACCACCTTACTCCAACTAAGAGTTTAGTTTTAAGAACAGCTCCTCAGTCTGCTGCAAGTGCTGGATATGTAGGGGGAAGGGGATCTTGAACCCCACCCAGCCACCCCAGCTTAATGTAATTGAGGATATAAAATAGTTGTGATCACTGCTACTGTTCAGCTCTGATCTCATGAGTTACAGGAGGTGGAAGTTAAGAGACTGGATTAGTGGTGTTTGGGGGACCCAAAAGTGCTAGTTTGGCTGGAGTGAAAGGCTAGTAGGTAATGGGAATCAGAAGGCACCATTTGCAGAAGTTTGTGTAGGCTTTGCTCTGGATTGAAGCAGACAGCTGCTGAGACTGCCCTCTGGTGGAGAATGGTTCAGCACAAAGATGGAAGGAGctgaggaggggatggcaaagTTGGCGCTTTATTGGACTTTCCCTTGCATGTATagtgtagacttttttttttaattaatttttactgggaTAGACTCTTGAACCCAAGCTTTCATGAGTTGTGAAGCTTGCTTCTTCACACTCTTGTTCTCTGCTGCTTCCCATCCCACTAAAACAAGCACAGCTTTCTGTGTGCAGTCTTTAATGGCTTATGATAGTGTTTGAGAGCCTCTGGATATCAAGCACTCTATATGAGGTGCTGTCGTGTTATTTGACAAATAATCCTACAgtcctgtttttaaaattgagatatgtgttagtttcaggtgtacaacataatgatctgATATTTGTATATCCTATgttcctatttttctttaaaatgtcttttatctTGAATTTACACTTTTGGGGGGAATCTTTGAGTGAACCTGTATTACATTTTAGCAGAGAAAGGGGTGAACTGACAATActacaaagaaatttttttacttaaatCCTAAGTTCctactttttattaatttttcaaaaattaaatttttaaaaaatttatttatttttgtctctgttgggtcttcgttgctacttgggcttttctctagttgcgagtGGGGGCTCCtgctgtgtgagggcttctcatcaTGGGACCTTCTCTTGTGGGCTGCGGGCTCttgggcacgcaggcttcagtagctgtggctcctgggctctaaaaCTCAGTggttggggtgcacgggcttagttgttctatgacatgtgggatcttcccggatcaggggtggaaatgtctcctgtgttggcaggtgaattcttcaccactgaatcaccagggaagcctctgtgttCCTGTTTTTAGGACCAATAAACCACTATTGAAACACTGCATGTATTCAGTTAATGGTAGAACTGGGATCAAAATTCAaagccctcctttttttttttttacataatttaaaatgctGAGAAAGGCATTGCTTAGAGCCTTCTGTGTTGGGGAGAGTTGTACTTCAGCTTCTATTGAAAGTTGGTAAAACTGGGACTCAGCCAGTTGTGCTGAGCTTCATATTAATCCAGTACTGTTGGGTATGAGTCCAAGTGTGGATCTTTCTTTCCTGTCATTGATTATTGGTACAGTCTTAAGTGCCAAGAGGCCTTAGTGCAAGGATACTAAGTTGTCAAGGTTATTCTTTCTGGCTCATTATTGCTCCTATCTTTGTGTCGGGGTTTGTAATTGGGCTCTTCTAAAGCTGTGTTTTCTTCCAGGACAGAAGAATctttgatttccctggtggtaaacTGCTGGGTCTGGTCTCTGATTTTATGCTGCTCTTTATTCTCAGATGCTTGTTTATACTTATGACCTGTGCTCTAACCCTTTGGTGGCACTAAAGGGAATGACTGTAAGGATCAATGGAGATTTTGTAAAGCAGCTAAGAGCTTCCATACGTTGTTCCCAGACGGCTGTTTGTAGTGTCTGACCTCTGAGGCTATGACATCCAAGGGGAGAAAAGGGCTTTGCTTCTCTCACTGGAGAAAGTGAGACTTTTGCTGCTTTGTTTCTGGACTTTGGTGACTACATGTCTCCTGCAAGACAAAACAACAGGTGAAGAGTGGAATATCAGAGATTGCTCCCCTTATCTCACTTTCCTCAGGTTTTCCCAAGGAGCATTGCTCACTCAGGAtcataggaaagactgaaggttatacttttctgcATAAAGTGTTTGAGAGATTCAAACTCAGACCTTTTGCTTACCAAGGCATAGAAGGCAATTACTTAGTTAAACAAGCAGGACCTTGTGGAGGTGTCCTGCCCCTTTGTGTTTCAGGCATTCTTGTTTGGCAGAGTTAAGGAACACTGAGAAGGCAAACTGCTGCTTTCATATCTCTGAAAAGCCAGCTGATAGAAGCAGCAGCTTAGTGTTAGGGTTTACACAGTCCTAACTTTGTCATTTTTtagcttgtatttttttcttgggtTGGAGAGGTAAGTCACTTTTTCTTTTGGTCAGTTTTTACTGTGGttatatatgatataatttaccattttaagcGTTTAATTCAGTGGCACTAGTTACATCAGTGTTGTATATCTAGCACTATTTctcaaactttttcatcatcccaaacaagcagttggaaaaggcaatggcaccccactccagtactcttgcctggaaaatcccatgggcagaggagcctggtaggctgcatgcagtccatggggtctcgaagagtcagacacgactgagtgacttcactttcacttttcactttcatgcattggagaaggaaatggcagcccactccagtgtttttgcctggagaattccagggtcgcacagaatcggacacgactgaagcgacttagcagcagcagcaaacaagcAGTAGTAGTAGTAACCATGAAGAAATAACTCACCATTCCCCTTTCCCTCCAGCCTTTTGTAACATCTGTTCAACTTTCTGCATCTATGAATTtacctatttttaatattttatatgagtgaaatcatacaatgttTATCcatttgtgtctggtttctttcacttggcataatgtggtttttttttttttcacttggcatGATGTTTTTAAGGTTCTCAAAAGTTTATCCAGGCTGTAGTATGTAtaagaacttcattttttttttttttttcatttatttttattagttggagactaattactttaaaatattgtagtgggttttgtcatacattgacatgaatcagcgatggaattacatgtattccccatcccgatcccccctcccacctgcctctctacctgatccctctgggtcttcccagtgcaccaggcccaagcactaatatatatatatataatatataataataatatatatgtatacttcttGGTAGCTGAGAGaggaaaaaatctgcctgcagtgcaggaaatccaggttcaatccctgggtgggaaagatcccctggaaagggctggagcaaccccctctagtattcttgcctggagaatcccatggacagagtatagcctgttgggctacaatccatggaatcacaaggagttggacacaactgagcaattttcacttttcctATGTATACTACATTTTGTCTGTTAACAGGtttttttccaccttttggctattgtgaataatgttgctaaaATATTAGTGAATATATATGAATCCTTGTTTCTAGTTACTTTGAATATATACAtaggagtagaatttctgggtcctatggtaattctgtgtttagatTCTTGAGGAATTTTCAGACTTTCCCACGGCAcctataccattttacatccccactaACAATACCAAGGGTTCTTTATATCCTTCCCAGTATTtactttccatcttttttttttttttaaactatagccATCTTAGGGAatatgaagtggtatcttattgtggttttgatttgtatttccctaatgactggtaatagcatattttcatgtgtttattgaccatttgtatatctttggagaTACATCTATTTtcaagtcctttgctcatttttgaattgtctttttgttgttgagttgtgggAGTTTGGATTTAATTTTGGCTATTAATCCCTCATTAGATacgatttataaatatttcctcccattctgtgggttgtcttcaaAGAATTTATGGATTTTTGGATGAACCTAGATCCctttatacaaagtgaagtaagtcagaaagaaaaatataaatatcatatacgaacatgtatatatatggaatctggaaagatggtactgaagaatttatataAGACATAAGAACAGACTTACgaacatggggagaagggaggagagggtgagatgtatggagagagtaacatggaaacttacattacataTGTAAATTAGGTAgcaaatgggaatttgctgtatgtctcagggaactctgtatcaacctagaggggtgggatggggagggaggagggagggaggggacatatgtatacctgtggttgattcacgttgaggtttgacagaaaacagttctgtaaagcaattatcctttaattaaaaaagaatttatggtTTTAGCTCTTAGATTTTTGATCTGTTTTTAAGTAAACTTCTTGTATATGGTATAAATAGATGTCCAGCATCATTGttgtacatgtggaagttcagCTGTTCCAGAACCATCTTTtgaagcttattttttaaaagatgcatttttGAAGCATACATAAAATTACAGAGAGCATATGAGTACCCATTTACTTACTACCCACTGTTAACAAAATCTCAAATATCTTGCCATACATGGTTTAGATAGATTGTTTTTAGAACAGCATAAAGTTGAAGCtgttaatttctttaaatttcagttactgcatgaaaattaaagtatagtAATTGGGCCTATGGTGAGGATTACTTCGTCTTGTACTAAAAGGCTGAATTGATCTGACTGGAGGGTAGGCCTCCTGGTACCTGAATGTTGAAGCCCTTTAGGGCTCAGATTTGGTTTTGAGGCATCCGTTTGTCCTTAGGAGGGTGGAGCTCACTACTGATCCGGTTATTAATCAGTTCCCTTTCTCTTGCAGTGTGCCCAGCTGGCTGGAAGCCTGGCAGTGATACCATCAAGCCTGATGTCCAGAAGAGCAAAGAATATTTCTCTAAGCAGAAGTGAGCACTGGGCCATTTTAGGGCCAGGCTGCAGTAGGCAGCCTTGAAAACAAAACCTCTTTTGTCCTATTGTCATGCTTAAAACCATGATTTTACACTCCGCCAGGATGTCTGTGGGACAGGACGGGCCTTTCCTGCAGGGGTTGGGGAGGCCAGCCTTTCTTCCTCTGGACGGCCAACTGATGTATACAGTAAGGGGTATCACTTTTGATCTTTTGTAGTTTTATTAAATTTGAAATGAGATCTTGTTGATTCTTCATTGGTTGGGGGGCGGGCGGTGGCATTAGCCTTTGATTTTAAGAGGAATTTACTCTGCTTTcctgcttggggaaaaaaaggtgcAAGAACTGCCTCAGAATCGTGAAATGATATTGAGGGAAAATGTACATAGACAACAGGGAAAAGAGCAAGACCTGCTACAGTATCAGCCAAGGCGTTGCAGTTTATGCTGTACGCTAGGTTGCAGTGAGGTTCTTGACATTTCCAGTACTACGAGGGCTGCATGAAAACCTGGATAAATGCCTGGTACAGTGTCTATCTAAGATTACAGAGTTATGGGCTTTAGGTATCTTTGGAACTGAAAGGGGGAGGCAAACCCAGGGCTGGCTTTCTGTGTCAGAAGCACAGTGGTGAGCACCTCTTGTCTTCCCTGGGTTTCCAGCCTTGATTTAAGGGTAGTTCTTGttctcatgaaagtgaaagtcgctcagtcctgtctgactctttccaaccacatggactaaatgtagtccatggagttcaccaggccagaaaactggagagggtagcttttcccccttcttcagtgtatcttcccaacccaggaatcgaactggggtctcctgcattgcaggtggattctttacaaactgagctatctgggaagccctacctttcctgatcctgggaaagactgaatgagggagaaggggatgacaggatgagatggttggatggcatcaccaacttggacatgagtttgagtaaggtctgggagttggtgatggacagagaagcctggcatgctgcgatccatggggttgcaaaaatttggacacgactgaactgttTTCATTCGTATGTGTGTTCTGAGGGAGGGTTGTCAGTGGGGGGAAGGTGGATTTCCCCTGGGCCCAAGGCTAGGGCAGATTTACAACTGAAGATCCTTCAGTAATATGTGCCCTTCCAGACACCACACCACCTCACTAGCCCAGCCTACCTGTGGGCAGGATTCCCGGCGCCTTCAACAACAGCTTACTATATGCTAAGCAATTTCACATTTATTCAGTCACCATGATAACCCTCTGAAGCAGGTACTATTATTTAGGGGATAGTTCCTCAGGCCCTGCAACAGGTAGCATTTTGAAGCACTGCAGAGAAATGGCAACAGGTAGCGATCCCATATTCCAAGGCAGGTGGGAGGTCTGGATCTACTttggtctttttttgttgttgatggtcTTCTGTCTTAACCAAACTTTCCTGAaccttgttattttcattttatttaggaTCTCTACTATAATTCTTtatcaaaaataatcattttatacCCAAAATAAGTTTCTTCCCtggcaaaatattaatagtagtGTAAAAGTCTTTAACAGGTGCCACTGCCCTAAATGAGGATCCCATAGGCAGTGAAGGTATCAGGGACCAGGGGATGTAGGTGGGGAAACTGTGGGGCTGAGCCAGCCTCTCCTGGGATTCTGAGGCTTCTTGGGTAAGAGTGTAGTGAAGTGAAGCTCTTGGGATGGAGAGCTAGGCTCCTCTGAGGGCTGGGGCAAGCCCAGTAAGGCCAAGCGTTGGGCAGGAGGAGTGGAAAAGTACACCTTCTGCTCTTCTGAATAGCGCTCCTGAGGTGTCACAGCATCCCGGTAAGTCCAGTCACGCCAATGGAAATTGAAGCGTTCAAGCAGGGTGATGCGGTCAGCTCTTGTGGGTACACAGTCAAGGGGCTTTGTGGGTGGCAGATTCGGCACCTCTATTCCTCGCAGCAGCACCACCCCTCGGATGGCAAACCAGCCCCCAAACCTGGGATGTATGCATACACCTGCTATGTGCTGGGGAGAGGGTGAAAAGAAAGCAAGGTCATGGTGGTCATATGGGCACCAATAACTACCATCAGTGCAAGCTAGTTCACTTATTTCTCACTCAACAGAGTGATTCTACATGTGAGCCtgtcagggaatttcctggtggtccaatggacTCCATGCTGTCACTGCCAAGGTCTCAGGTTCTgtctttggtcagggaactaagatcccacaagctgtgctgcatacacacacacatgaacttcTGTTAGTCTTGGCTGGGCTCCCCTACTCCGTTAACTCTTCATGAAGTCACTGGCCCCAagcagagtttacttaaactgaacctcagcttcccagtctcactgtgggtTTAATCACAGCTCTACCTGCTCCATTCTGTCACAATAAGAGAATAGTTCTCTAACctgatccctggtggctcagatggtaaactgcctgccagtgaaggagacatgggtttagtccctgggttggattgggaagatcccctgggtattcttgcccagagaattctgtgtacaggagcctggtgggctactgtccatgggatcgcaaagcaaagagctggacacaactgagcaactaacacttcactttctctGACCTGATGTGTCTGCAAGTAGATGAAATTGTGGAACTGGATCATTGACTATGGTGCACTCTTGTCCTGGATTGTGCCCAGCAACTCCTTTACCCAGCGAAGGGAGAAGAATGGgacttgaaatttttctttttttgcggCGCCACATGGTTAGCAGGATTTCAGTTCTCTAACCACGGACTGAACCAGGACCATGGCAGTGAaaacctggaatcctaaccactagaccaccagggaattcctgggacTTGAAATCTTGAgggatttttatttcattttctttcttagccCCTATTTGCTCATACTTGCcctctgacctgggtcccccaagggTCAGACTCCACATCCTGTCGTTGGTAGTAGTAAGCAGCCCCTGCTACATGGGCTGCTGTCTGGGCCAGGATCTTGGGGCGACGGTTGGGGTGTACCTCGTAGTCAGCGATGACTTCTATCTGCAGCTCTGGGAAGCTCTGGGATAGAGAATAAGATGAAGACTTTTAGCACAACAGGAATCATAATCATGTTCAACAGAGCCTTCAGTTGTGTTACATGTCCCTGTCCTTAGAAGTCATGTTTAAAGGGAAAACATTACCTTAAACTTGGAGTGAGATTGGAGGCTCCAGTGTGAAGAAAATGATAATTCTGTTTAGGATTGTTCAGAAACCTCTGCTACGGCTCTGCCCTCCAGAGGCCCAGTGCAGAGAAAGACATGGTCCAGCTTTGGGGAGACCCAGTGTaggtatatgtatttatatatacatgtaaagtaTGTAGTGCAGGGATCCTGTTCTGTCTTCAAAAGCCCCCATAAGGCTCCCAGGTCTAGGGCAAAGACAGGTGAGAGATGCATGGAGAATTTTGGGGTTTATTCCTATTTCACTTGGAGGTCAAGGGAAGTTTGCTCATCAAGTTGCCCATCAGTGAAGGGGGAGATCAATCCACTGCAGACCTGGTTGGCTAGTGGGGGTTGGCTAAACCTGAGATAAGGCAGAATGGGGAGAGATCACAATGTCAAGGCTGACTTTAGGATATCCTGCTGGGGA is a window of Muntiacus reevesi chromosome 1, mMunRee1.1, whole genome shotgun sequence DNA encoding:
- the PRDX1 gene encoding peroxiredoxin-1 isoform X1; this translates as MSSGNAKIGHRAPQFKATAVMPDGQFKDISLADYKGKYVVFFFYPLDFTFVCPTEIIAFSDRAEEFKKLNCQVIGASVDSHFCHLAWINTPKKQGGLGPMNIPLISDPKRTIAQDYGVLKADEGISFRGLFIIDDKGILRQITINDLPVGRSVDETLRLVQAFQFTDKHGEGKPICLVTGQWSDRWERWWEQSLPERKRVIMSL
- the MMACHC gene encoding cyanocobalamin reductase / alkylcobalamin dealkylase codes for the protein MEPLVAELKQKIEDTLCPFGFEVYPFQVAWYNALLPPAFHLPLPGPTLAFLVLSTPAMFDQALKPFLQSCHLQPLTDPVDQCVAYHLGRVRESFPELQIEVIADYEVHPNRRPKILAQTAAHVAGAAYYYQRQDVESDPWGTQHIAGVCIHPRFGGWFAIRGVVLLRGIEVPNLPPTKPLDCVPTRADRITLLERFNFHWRDWTYRDAVTPQERYSEEQKVYFSTPPAQRLALLGLPQPSEEPSSPSQELHFTTLLPKKPQNPRRGWLSPTVSPPTSPGP
- the PRDX1 gene encoding peroxiredoxin-1 isoform X2, producing the protein MSSGNAKIGHRAPQFKATAVMPDGQFKDISLADYKGKYVVFFFYPLDFTFVCPTEIIAFSDRAEEFKKLNCQVIGASVDSHFCHLAWINTPKKQGGLGPMNIPLISDPKRTIAQDYGVLKADEGISFRGLFIIDDKGILRQITINDLPVGRSVDETLRLVQAFQFTDKHGEVCPAGWKPGSDTIKPDVQKSKEYFSKQK